GAGTAAGAAATCGAAGTAGCTAGAGCGGCGCTATGTCTTCGCACTTCTGCCTTTCGATCCGTTTCCTTGACCCGCTCTTCCACGGGCGGAGCGATGGCGGCGTACCGGAGTGGCCCCCGTCACCGCTGAGGGTGTTTCAGTCGCTGGTCGCAGTCGCGGCGCGCCAACGCGTGGAGGCCGAATCCGCGTTGAAGTGGCTGGAGAGGCAACCCTCACCGATGCTGGTCGCTCCCGCGGGTGTAACCTCGTCCGGCTACAGCCTGTCGGTGCCCAACAACGCCATGGACATCGTTGCCAGAGCATGGTGCCGAGGCAACTATTCGAACTCGGGCGACGCCAATCCGGCCACACACCGCACGATGAAGACTGTTCGCCCCACGCAACTGCTGGGTGGCGACGCCGTGCATTACCTCTGGCCCATGTGCGAGTCCTTGACCGGTGAGGTTTGCGGCTACGTGGAGACGCTCTCCAGTCTCGCCCGCAGCATTGTCGCGCTGGGCTGGGGCGTAGACATGGCAGTGGGCTATGGCGCCGTTGTGTCAGACGAGCAAGTTGAGGCCTTGCTCGGCGAGCGGTGGCTGCCCGGCGCCGAAGGAACCGGCGATGGCTTGCGCGTGCCACTGCAAGGAACGCTGGACGCCCTGGCACGTCGGCACGAGCGATTCCTGACGCGCCTGAAGTCCCACACGGCGCCGCCGCCGCTGTCTAGCTACGCTACCGTCGAATATCGTCGAGCGACCGATCTGCCGCAACGCCCCGTGGCTGCCTTCTCGCTGCTGAAGCTCGACGCGCGTGGGTTCCGCGCATTCGACACGACCCGACGCGCGCTCACCGTGGCTGGCATGATGCGCCATGCAGCCAAGCTCGCGGCCCAGCATGCTGGTTGGTCCGAGTCGAAGATCAACGCCTTCATCCTGGGCCATGGCGAATCGAAAGACGCCGGCGAACATGTTGCAGTCGGACCGCAGCGCTTCGCCTATCTGCCTCTGCCTAGCATTGAGGGAAGAGGTGAAGGCAAGGCTCTCGTGGTCGGCAGCGTCCGACGCACGATGCTCACGGCATTCGCTGACGACTGCGATGAAGAGATCGCCTGGGCACGGCGTGCCCTGTCAGGGTTGGAACTGACCGACGAGGACAAGAACCAGCCACCGGTTGCGCTGCTCTCGTTACTGCCCACAACTGACAAGATCGTTCGGCGCTACACACAACCCGCTGCGTCCTGGGCTACCGTTACGCCTGTGGTTCTCCCCGGCTACGATGACCCAGCTCACTATCGGCGGCGATTGAAACAGGGGATTGAGGCGGAGGAGCAGAAGCAACTGTTGACTCGCCTGAACGACCGCATCGACGGCCTCCTTCGCAAGGCGATCATTCAGGCTGGCTTCTCCCAAGTCTTAGCGGACCACGCGGACCTGGATTGGCGCAAGGTCGGCTTCTGGCCCGGCGCTGATCTAGCCGACCGCTACGGCGTGCCCGATCACCTCAGACGCTTCCCCCGGTTCCACGTGAGGATCAATTGGCGGGATGCGAACAATCGACCAATTCAGATTCATGGACCCGTATGCATTGGCGGGGGCCGCTTCTGCGGGCTCGGGCTCTTCGCGGCCTTGGCCGACTGAGGCCTTTCCGTCGCTGGGCCACTCCGCCCACTTCGGCCTCGCCTGCCTACCGGAGCGCCGGCGCAGGCAGGGGCAGTTTCGCGGAATTGCCGATTGAGGCATCGGGGCATTTAGCCATTACCGGGATCAGGCAGGAATAGCCGTGACGCCGGTCATGAAGAGATTCCGAGACTACTCAGGCCGAACGGTCCGGCTGACCGCCGAGCGCTGGCAGCACGTCATTGAGCATTCAGAGATGCTGGGACAGGAGCAGAAGCTGCGGCAGACGTTGCGAGAGCCACACAGGGTCCTCACCAGCCGCTTGGACTC
Above is a genomic segment from Deltaproteobacteria bacterium containing:
- the cas5u6u gene encoding type I-U CRISPR-associated protein Cas5/Cas6; translated protein: MSSHFCLSIRFLDPLFHGRSDGGVPEWPPSPLRVFQSLVAVAARQRVEAESALKWLERQPSPMLVAPAGVTSSGYSLSVPNNAMDIVARAWCRGNYSNSGDANPATHRTMKTVRPTQLLGGDAVHYLWPMCESLTGEVCGYVETLSSLARSIVALGWGVDMAVGYGAVVSDEQVEALLGERWLPGAEGTGDGLRVPLQGTLDALARRHERFLTRLKSHTAPPPLSSYATVEYRRATDLPQRPVAAFSLLKLDARGFRAFDTTRRALTVAGMMRHAAKLAAQHAGWSESKINAFILGHGESKDAGEHVAVGPQRFAYLPLPSIEGRGEGKALVVGSVRRTMLTAFADDCDEEIAWARRALSGLELTDEDKNQPPVALLSLLPTTDKIVRRYTQPAASWATVTPVVLPGYDDPAHYRRRLKQGIEAEEQKQLLTRLNDRIDGLLRKAIIQAGFSQVLADHADLDWRKVGFWPGADLADRYGVPDHLRRFPRFHVRINWRDANNRPIQIHGPVCIGGGRFCGLGLFAALAD